The window TCACGAATGCACCTTTCCCAGGTCATGTGGGGAGACCACTTCTGCGCATTCTCTCGCATCTGCCACTGCGCTTCTTCATCGGTCAAATACCCCTCCAAAGCACCAGCAGCCTCCACAATAGGCGTGTCTGAAGGAAACCTAAAACCAGCATCTGGGGGCAGAGTATCCGCCATCCCCTCATGGGCAAAACCCATAACCGGCACTCCTGCATGGAGGAATTCGAGCGTGGAAAGGCCTAACGCTTCATGTTTGGAAAAAAGGCAGCCCAGATCACAGCGAGTTAAAAAGTTTAAAAAGCGCTCAGGTTCCTTTTGTTTATCTATGAACCCTGCAAATTCTAAGCCCTTGCGGTGAGCAAGCTCCGCCGGAGCATGCCCCGCAGCCTGAACGATCGCACGCCAACCTCGTCGCTCCAGTTCATCTCGCAGATCCAACAGCCAAGGCAAGCCTTTGCGCGCCCAGTCTTTTCCGATGAACCCCAGCACCAGATCTCTCGATTTCCCTGCACCTTTTACAAAGCCTGGAAACGACCAATCCACAGGCAGTTCTAGATTCGCCCCAGGAAGGATGGTGTGGACTTTAGTGCGGGGCATCCGGCATTCCTGAACAATCACATCCGCTGCCCAACGCGCCATTGTGACAATGCGCTCACTGGCTTCAAAATTTTCTATCTCCAGTGCCGTAGCACGCTGAATGATAGCCGCAGGCAAATGCAGATCTAGACCACGCCCCGAAGCCAAGGCTACAAAAGGTGCATCCACGTAATAGCTCAGTTTTCCTCCCGCAGCTTTTACGGATGCAGCTCGGGGAAAATGCTGATTGCAGGTGATGATCTCCGTTTCAAAAAGCTCACGGGGTATCTGCTTTTCAGCCAGATTTAGAAACCAATCTGAATACTGAAAGCCGCCCTTTCTGCCTAACATCAAGCCGCCTAGATTCCAGAGCCATCGCTGCCAAGTGATCCGGCTCAGATCCAGTTCCCAGGGGATCTCAACAAAGCCACCAGACTTAGCCGCCCGCCAAAAATGCCAGGGCGTGCCACTCCAGCAAGAAGGGTCGGAGACATCTCCCAAGGCCGCGATGGACCGCCGATGATCTGGCCTCAAGCTCATGATTGAAGCGTCAATGCAGCCCCTAGATGCTGAATGGAAAAAACTTCGGGCACGGTCGCATGCTGACTCATTTTCTCTAGCAACAGCGGACTTTCTAGCAACTTTCTTAAAGCCCCCGTAATGGCCTCCGGTGTTACCTCATCCAAGATAAGGCCATTCTCTTGATCCCGCACAACTTGCCCACATAGGCGTGA of the Prosthecobacter dejongeii genome contains:
- a CDS encoding glycosyltransferase family 4 protein, whose amino-acid sequence is MSLRPDHRRSIAALGDVSDPSCWSGTPWHFWRAAKSGGFVEIPWELDLSRITWQRWLWNLGGLMLGRKGGFQYSDWFLNLAEKQIPRELFETEIITCNQHFPRAASVKAAGGKLSYYVDAPFVALASGRGLDLHLPAAIIQRATALEIENFEASERIVTMARWAADVIVQECRMPRTKVHTILPGANLELPVDWSFPGFVKGAGKSRDLVLGFIGKDWARKGLPWLLDLRDELERRGWRAIVQAAGHAPAELAHRKGLEFAGFIDKQKEPERFLNFLTRCDLGCLFSKHEALGLSTLEFLHAGVPVMGFAHEGMADTLPPDAGFRFPSDTPIVEAAGALEGYLTDEEAQWQMRENAQKWSPHMTWERCIREFRELWSTGNIHSPVCPWLGLSAGTPALL